Genomic window (Manduca sexta isolate Smith_Timp_Sample1 chromosome 26, JHU_Msex_v1.0, whole genome shotgun sequence):
ACTGCGAGGCCCTgagcaaaaatatataatatttagattatgatttaaaatattttttgatatatgAAGCTGTCTTAAACTTGTCTTTTAACCAATAAGTGAAAGTAATACcaagtttaaaatgtataaaaatataataattagtgaAGTGGGCATCCCCATATATCACCGCAAAGGCtggaaaataaatctatatgttTCCGTACTCCACGATGCGATATTTGTGTCGGCCTCGATATCGGGTAGTGTGAAAGCcttcattgaaataaagatattataaagtgtgtatatgaaatatgtattttttagcGATAACGGGAGTTTCgatttattttcgtatttagATGGAATATCGAATTATGCGTATATACCTAATGACAAAAGGTATTCAGGTAAGTACTGCATTGTAAAATGTCCATGTATTGCAGCTTTAACGTTGCCTTCATTTATTAGTCGTTTGAAAATTGAAAGTAATTAACCTATCTCACCTCAGGGCCTCGTACAACCTTTTAAAAGGCATTTTATgtagatacataatatatgtattattcatAAAGCTTACAATCCAACGCAGGTAAGCGTAATACCAATCAACCGATTCAACAATAAagacataacaaaattattaatagccCTACTGGATTGTGAGCCTTCGATAACGCAATCACACCTCAAAACACGCCGACGTTCCACTGCTAGCACACAACAAACCTATACTTAGAAATCAAATATATCAGATTTGTtggaaaaaatatagtttatgacGAAATATTACGGCAATCTGGTCGGGAACAGAGATCATGAATGACCACATCAAGCTTGATGCGCTCCCGTTATGTTTTGACCACGAGAGTTTTGCGAACATAGGAGTTTGCTTCATAGTCTCATAATAAGGCTGCTTGATCTGGGTGTATGTTCcgtataaacaaatattacaactttataattaataatcagatatgtaataatatttaattcttgtGTGTGCTGCTTGCAATGGACCGTTAGCGTGAGTAGTCGACATCTTGTCTTAGTAACAAATACCATACAATCAAAGGCATGTTTCATCACGTAGTCCTTATAGCAGTGAAacatattgataattattatttattaaaaagtgatAATCCAAAATCAATACcgaaaacaacaataataattaatatttttagaaaattgttTAAAGTGATGAAACACACCGTACAAAATTTCCGTGTGGTGCGTAATCTATAAGTACCTTGGAAACTATAGAACGCCATGTAGAGCCAAGCCACTGTAATATGCAGCTACGAAAACCGATTACCACACAGCAACATGGAACTATGTTCCAACCATGACACAAGATACGTGAGAATACTAACCAAGTGTAATCACTAATTATAAGCGGTAATGTTGGTGAGGTTCACGTGCTTGTAGTATCCTTATTTTTTCTGGCAACATATCGATACACGACACCACACGGAGCCGTAATCTAAAGCCTAAAATAAACGTCAGAGGAACAAGTGtggtgtataaatataatatgctaTATACCGTACTTAGCAATGTACAGGCTACGCGGACCGTTCCCGGCcccttctatataatatatacttttgtatttatacaaatttatttcaactatttaatatttagttacatCTAATTACACCTTAAAacgattacaataatatgttaCAATAGAGGGTGCGCGGCGGCTTACACGCGACATGAACATTTCAACATGTTGCcacaaaatacaatacaattttaaatcattttccaTACACTCTTAAAAATATAGGGAAATATCGACGCGCTTAGAAACATTACAACAAAAATGTGTCCGTGATATGACACTATGTTTAAAAGTAAcggtttaattataaatgcaaaatacaaGTCATTCTATACCTACATGTATTATGCATTAGATTTAAATCCAATCACGGCATCAGTGTACGTTGGATAAATCAAAACATGGTTAATCAATTcgcgtaaaatttatttaaaatgtatcaaaattggTCCATTGAAATTTAAACATTTGAGTGATACGCGTACAAACTAGTAAATTGTGGTTCTTGTGGCAACATGTACATACATTACTTTGTCGCGCAACACACAAACACAAAcccatacaataatattaaataaaggtcgagttatatttttctcttatctatatataatataatactcattttattttataatctatggAAATGTGCGACATAATTAATCGTCTTCTGTTATGATTCATACAGGTGCTTGTCCTTGGGAAGTGCCATTTGGGTAATAATTCCGAATGTGAAAACAGAAAAAGAAATATCGACCGTACCCTTATCAAATTATTAGTGACCTTCAAATCGCCATTATAATGAACGACTGCGAAACAAACACAAACTGACAGAAATTGTACTAAATATAGGATAGAATGGAATGCACCGGTATATGAAGGCCACTTTTATGTATTTACCGGCTTTCGTGGGATTTTCTTTATGAAGCAAATTGTATACCCGAGTGTGTCACAACGAAAATGCACCAATCatgacaaacatatttaattaaagctgCTGAGGAAATAggctaaataaacataaataagtcTATGCTATTGTGATCTAGTTCTTCAGAATCAAAGCCCAAATGACCGTTccatagtatataatattatgttttgttaatcCGGTGTCAGTCGTGTCAGTGTATATATTCGTAGCGCTGTGACGTCACCACCGAACCGCCTCCTCCATCCGCAATCcattaacaatttgaatatattataaataagatttggTCGGGCGGTAGCGTATTCGCTCCGACGCGGGTAATTGTCATTACATGACATGTATAAGCGTCAATTTCAGGAGACAAAACAGTTGTAATATATAACCGATTCCAAAAGAGAGTTTATTTATTCGttgtaattcttttttatgtttgtattgcGCTCATTTTTTACTCCATGGTCCGATTTAGATAATTCTTATTGCGTTGGATTTCTTATAGTGTCAGAATAGgcctattttaattaatttaatatgtgtaATATGTGTTAAAATCAAATAGGATATTGATGAtttgttttaacaaaaacttaatatttcaacaaataaaaaccGACTCTAAAaactacaacacaaaaaatagtTAAAGTTTACATatgctttaataatatttattcaactgTTTTGTCTGTTTTGACAGATATATACGTCTGTACGagtcataaattatataaatcgtTCATTAAAAACGAAtagatatttattgtaatttataatatcattaatgaACAATAATAAGTGACACCGATAAGCGTCATGAACAATTTCAAGCCACGTGTTCACTAGCCGACAGCCGGGGCGCTGTGTCGCTCAGTACGTTGGACGACGTCGCCAGGCGACGTGGAACATGGGGAAACATTATAACAGTTCCTTATCGTCGCTCAATACCCTTAGCTTGACTGTAAGCACTGAACCTTCCCGCATCCTAGTGGATCCATGGCTTCACCGACTCACGCACGTGCCCATAAATATGACAATCATAAATACGCGTGCGTGTGCGCGTTATATGAACAATAAACAGGGTCATCGAGTGTTGCTGTTAGTGGAAGTGACGCTTGATAGCACGTTGTGTTGGAGCCGAGGGTGTGTCACTTTAATGGGACGACTTCTGTGGTTCGCTTGaaaggaaattaaataatattattataatatttaaaagcagTATTATGTGTTGTATATGCAAGAGTCTCAAGTGGGCAATGAATATAACAACTCTGATTGAGAAGCAATTGGGgcgaaatataatgtttttaatagaaaaaccGCGACTTAACCGATTGTGGTTACAACTATAACAGCAATGTGATAGTTCTCGTTGGTCGATAACTCAAAAAATGTAGTTACAAGTGTTATTGTTAGTTTATTTGAAATCACCTGCACTGGTATTATGGGCGATCTTATTGATCATGGCCAGTACTACAAACAATAAGTAATACCTGTAGCTTGCAGGAGTGGCGTTAGTGCGGCGATCACGTGTCCTCGTCCCGCTTGTGCTCGGGCTTGCGCGCCGCCACGATGGTGAGGTCGGGGCGCGTGCGCATCAGCTGTGAAGGCGACGTGCCCCCCGCGCCCCCCGTGCCCACCGCGGCCCCCGCGCCGCCTGCACTGGCgccccccgcgccgccgccgccccccgCAGCCCCCGCGGGCGGCGGCGCAGCGCTCGCAACCGTCGCCGTCGTGTCTCCGCCGCGCAAACTATCGATGCTCGCCACACGGATCGTCGGCCACTTACCAGCTGCACACGATAAGTTACAATAGTAGCATAAACTATGGTTGTAATTGAATTTCAGCATAAAAACAATGTGATCCTAAGTTTAGAGAGCAAAATACATATCGTTATACATGTAATAGCAGAGACTCATTATATATCCATTGCTAAGTAAGTATATGAATTCAGGTCGCCGTTGTCGGTTTGTTTGTTCGTTAGTTTGTAAGCGTAATGTTTAGCGAAAGCCACTCATTACAttcaatatctatataatataggtgAGTGAGAGTAGATTTAAGTCCAGACAAACGAAGTCACGGACACTGCTAGCGAAAAGTAAATCCtcagtttaatttaaagtagtGAGATGCTCACAGGTGGTGGAGGCGGCGGTGGTGTGCGGCGGCGCGTTGTACGTCTTGCCGTCGTGCGTGGTGATCAACGTCGCCGGGATCGGGTCCTCGTCCAGGATACTGCCCACCAACACCTTCTTCACTGGCTGCAATATTATAGTTGTTACTGTATCAGACACTATTTTACTCACGTTTTTTTTCTCAATAGATTAGGCTTTTCTAAAAAGGTTAATTttttcacattaattattcaaatgtaatattaatattttatgtaagtgGAACGGTAAGCATAACGCGTGAGGTCTCTAGTCACCTTGTCCATCGGTAGCGGCGGAGGTTTACGAGCGGGCTTAGTGAGCGCGAGTGCGTCCGAGCTGTACGTGCGCGAGCGCACTTTCAGCGACGGGTCCACCTCAATCGGGATTGGCTCGAACTCTGTGCACACAAAAACGCGTCAGTAAATGAGATAGGGAGTTAACAGTCAGAGTACTGCAATATTGACCATAGGCATAAATAACGCTGGATagtaatcattataaaataaaacatgattatagcaataacaagtgTATTTACTGTGTGCTTTACTAATGGCAGGTCTTTCACATGCGAGAGGCCGTCTAAGTAGGTAttaccgcaatgtttatttctaccgctaaTCAGCAGCCACCCGCGGCCGCGTCGAGCGAGAGGTCGCCGCGCTGCAGCCGCTCCAGCACCGCcgagtgtagtgtagtgtagtgtagtgtagtgtgtagtgtcgGTGCGCGTACCTGGCGCGTGTCCGAAGTCTGCGACGTGCGCGGCGAGGTTGGCGATGGTGACGCCGAGCGCGCGCGCGGCCGCGTCGAGCGAAAGGTCGCCGCGCTGCAGCCGCTCCAGCACCGCcgagtgtagtgtagtgtagtgtagtgtagtgtgtagtgtcgGTGCGCGTACCTGGCGCGTGTCCGAAGTCTGCGACGTGCGCGGCGAGGTTGGCGATGGTGACGCCGAGCGCGCGCGCGGCCGCGTCGAGCGAGAGGTCGCCGCGCTGCAGCCGCTCCAGCACCGCcgagtgtagtgtagtgtagtgtagtgtagtgtgtagtgtcgGTGCGCGTACCTGGCGCGTGTCCGAAGTCTGCGACGTGCGCGGCGAGGTTGGCGATGGTGACGCCGAGCGCGCGCGCGGCCGCGTTCGAGCGAGAGGTCGCCGCGCTGCAGCCGCTCCAGCACCGCcgagtgtagtgtagtgtagtgtagtgtagtgtgtagtgtcgGTGCGCGTACCTGGCGCGTGTCCGAAGTCTGCGACGTGCGCGGCGAGGTTGGCGATGGTGACGCCGAGCGCGCGCGGCCGCGTCGAGCGAGAGGTCGCCGCGCTGCAGCCGCTCCAGCACCGCcgagtgtagtgtagtgtagtgtagtgtagtgtgtagtgtcgGTGCGCGTACCTGGCGCGTGTCCGAAGTCTGCGACGTGCGCGGCGAGGTTGGCGATGGTGACGCCGAGCGCGCGCGCGGCCGCGTCGAGCGAGAGGTCGCCGCGCTGCAGCCGCTCCAGCACCGCcgagtgtagtgtagtgtagtgtagtgtagtgtgtagtgtcgGTGCGCGTACCTGGCGCGTGTCCGAAGTCTGCGACGTGCGCGGCGAGGTTGGCGATGGTGACGCCGAGCGCGCGCGCGGCCGCGTCGATGCGAGAGGTCGCCGCGCTGCAGCCGCTCCAGCACCGCcgagtgtagtgtagtgtagtgtagtgtgtagtgtcgGTGCGCGTACCTGGCGCGTGTCCGAAGTCTGCGACGTGCGCGGCGAGGTTGGCGATGGTGACGCCGAGCGCGCGCGCGGCCGCGTCGAGCGAAAGGTCGCCGCGCTGCAGCCGCTCCAGCACCGCcgagtgtagtgtagtgtagtgtagtgtagtgtgtagtgtcgGTGCGCGTACCTGGCGCGTGTCCGAAGTCTGCGACGTGCGCGGCGAGGTTGGCGATGGTGACGCCGAGCGCGCGCGCGGCCGCGTCGAGCGAGAGGTCGCCGCGCTGCAGCCGCTCCAGCACCGCcgagtgtagtgtagtgtagtgtagtgtagtgtgtagtgtcgGTGCGCGTACCTGGCGCGTGTCCGAAGTCTGCGACGTGCGCGGCGAGGTTGGCGATGGTGACGCCGAGCGCGCGCGCGGCCGCGTCGAGCGAAAGGTCGCCGCGCTGCAGCCGCTCCAGCACCGCcgagtgtagtgtagtgtagtgtagtgtagtgtgtagtgtcgGTGCGCGTACCTGGCGCGTGTCCGAAGTCTGCGACGTGCGCGGCGAGGTTGGCGATGGTGACGCCGAGCGCGCGCGCGGCCGCGTCGAGCGAGAGGTCGCCGCGCTGCAGCCGCTCCATCACTTCCGAAGGACCCTTCGCCTGCCAGAAATCACGCACCGCCCTGCACACATAATAACCATCGAGCAAACTGTTAACAACGTGGTAGAGCCACGCTCTTCACATGATGTTTATGAACATGCAACGCGCGGTCCCTTGACAAGGCGACGGACTACCCTGGTGTCGCGGCGCGTGCGCTCACCTGTAGGGCCTGTTGATGCAGCCGTACACGTCGCGGTACCTGCCGTACAGCGTGCCGTAGCTCACGCCGAGGATCTCCGCCGCCTGCTTCATCTCCAACTCCTTTAACCGTACTGCCTCCATCACCTGCACACACCAATACAATTCTTTGATAACTCctgatatataaaatacacaatcaAACATGTGATTGTTGTCAAATTCGATTTCCTATTGAATTGCTTTCGCGATTGATCCGAAGATATCAGTCCATACCCTTTATAAATGAccgtatttacaatataaagatAAGAGACAGCAACATACTCGTTTGACATATTGTTCCTCCCAGAACTGCGGACGCCTGCCGTGCTGTAGGTAGTCGCTGAGCTTCACCACGTCCGTGAACCGAGGGTCCGTCGGGCCCGACTTCGGACCCACTGTAGCTGCAACAACATTCACTATGGATATCATTACGGCTCGCTTTCGCGTGCTCTGGGCTGACACGAAGGATGTGCatcgtaaacaaaaaaaatgcgaTTTATTTGAACCAGGTACAAACAGTGTAGAATATCGcctacattaaattaaaccattccattaaataaatattggaggAAATGGACAAAAGCACTTGGAGATGGTTAGCATCAGATATacgtatttaataacaaatcacCAGATGTGGGTAACAACAAGCAGAATGGTATTGTAATGCGGCGGACAGACACGGTGAACACGGAGTGAGTATAGAGAAGCGGTCCGTACATAACTCACGTTTGCAGTGTAGTGCGGCGGGCGCATGCGCGGCGTCGGGCTTGTCGCAGGAGGCGGCCGCCGACGAGGACGAGGACGCGGCGGTGGAGCGGCACGCCGGGCCCGCGCCGCTGTCGTTGGACTCCTCGTCTGCGccacacatacatacaaacatcaaCTCACGCCTGGCCACGCGACACCGACACCCCGGCACACGCCGACCGAGAGGGATCCCGACGCCAGGGACAGTGTCTAGACACTTGCCGGTCCTCGTTCTACGCATGCGGCTACTGACCCGTGGACACGGCACAGTGTGAGGGGTGGTACGCACCGGCGCTGTTGTCGCCGTCCACTCGCAGCTTCGTGTGCAGGAAGGAGCCGATGTCGGCGGGCGCGTCGGCCCAGTCGTCGTCGGAGGCGTCGCGCGAGGACTCCTCCGCCTCCGCCTCGCCCATGCCCCACCCCACCACGCGCTCCGCCGTTATGTCCTGCGGCGATACAACACGACGCTACATTGTAACAGACAATGACACACGCTGAACATATTGATCTaagatttcaaataatatacacaCAAATTAGCGCGTTTTGTCTctaaaagggtaggcagaggcgcaaatgGTGCAGCCAcattccgccatgtgtattctgtGTCATGGTGCGGgacgaggctatcgccatatcgaaaaACGTAATGTTCAGACAAGATAAATCTACGACTTAatttttatgtgtaaatatagtatagatttaaattatGCGTACTATCTGTAGTACTACTCACCATGTTCCCGTGTTGCCATTCCAGATCTCTTTCCCTGCAACAAACACAGTCCTCAATACATACTGACGGCACCGAGCTAACTATACcgttaaaaacttaataacttGTTTTTAGAGAATTACAAATTACATCATCTTCCCAAAATTAACACAACCCCTAGGTTcccattgttattattatttttttatttatagatttaaataatttatagtttaaaagatataattattaaaatgcacaagcattaaaattattgatgttGTGCATAGAGTCTAAACTATAAACTGTCTAAAATTAAGACAGGTTATAATGCTGGTGATTCCTGACACTCAATAAATCGCCtgcgaataataattaaattacaaatgattTCCTTACATTTTATGCAGCATAATGTATaaatagttacataaaatattacgcaaacgtaaataaacaatttaaagaaTACGCAATTCAATGTAAAACAAGTACCAATCAGCTGACGCGCAGGGTCAACGACCTAGCACGAGCGGAGTGCGCTGTTCCATTCattagtaaaatgttattattcgggttcaagggttgcgagcccCTAAAACAAAGTCATGTGTGTTTGTACAAGCCCTTCACTTCAGGGATCACTAGCACTATGAGCTGGTGCTTGCCGAAGCGGCCCCTTACGGCGTGTATAAAGGTGTAGTTACGTTTTGGGCGTGCTGAGCGCCTCGTCGTCGGTGTGGTCGGTGCCGCTCGGCACGCGCTGCCGCTTCGGGCTCGGGCTGTCGCTGCAACAGAGAAcgaaatttacttaattaccTCGTGGCGATCACGGGAAAGTGTTTCGGCTACACACAGCTATGAAGATATTGAGTGCGACCTATTCCAATATCATAATTTTGCACACATTTCAATGATACACAaccttgaaaataattaaacaaacttaCGAATCTGAATTTTCTCTCTTTAGTGGGCTGAGTTTGTCTTTTGTAGGCAGTTTTATAAGTGGCGGTGGTCCTCCTGCaacaacacataaaataaatgtgtaattaGTATTATggattattacatttatttctcTTTGATGAAAGATACTCAGAATCCCAAATTCACaaacagattattattattgtatttattttatgaaatataccaTGAAATATGTATCTAGCGCTATTTGTAGGACACGGCTAGAGCAGCGGTATGTATCACTCTCGCTTGAAGGTCGACATCGTGTGGAGTGCGTACTAGTTACCATTAGAACGTCGTAGTCTCTCGGAAATATCGGGACCAAAAATAAACCCATACCGTTAACATTGAACTTCTCGTGCTTCTCTGGTTCATTCTCTTTCTTAATATAAGTGCGCAACTCTGAGGGGTCGGCGCCGAGCCGCGGCGACGGCTGCTTCGGCAAGGGTTGCTTCGCCACCGCCTTCTCAGCGCTCTTGTCTGGATGCTTCTCCTGTTTCTCCGGTAGTTTCTCACTTGTCGCTGTGGTGGTCGCAGTGGCGGTAGCAGCCGCCGTCGCAGTCGCAGTGGCGGTCGCTGTTGCTGTAGCAACCACACCTGGGAAGAAAAATGCTATATCTTTTCAtttatatgcaaataacatTGCTATGGCGGTCTACTATCTCCTATATTGGACGTGGACAAGGGTTTTTATATCccgaaattataatttataaatcacatAAAATAATCGACTAAAATTTTTTGGCTCAACACTAAACTGTGTAATACaagatatcaataaaaaaaaatacttgaatcgTTCGAGATGGAAGTAAACCATGAGTACTAGAATCTCACTGAATGGTTGATTTTAGAATAGCAACAATAATTGCCTTGATCGGAAAGCTGAGATTCGATAGAAATATTTGTGAAGCATCCTCTGTACACAGTACAACGGCATATATTTCAGACGAGTGTCCACCCACCTGCGTCGGAATCAGGCGGCTCGTCCTTGTTGTTCCACCGTATGTCCGTGAGGCCCTTTATGCGCAGCTCCTCGGCCGTCTTCAGCAAGCTCGCTAGTTGCGACTGTCGACAACATTATGTTATGAGTGACAGCCAATAGGTACGTACAAGCTACTGAATTATCAACGCGCAGGTAGCCCGTTGGGAGCGTTCCTTGcacaagttttaatttaaaataactctgTAGTCCGTGTTGCCAGCGCAAGTGTTAGGTAAAAAACTGTTTCGGGAcattaatttaaagttgaatTATTTGAAACTAATCTGATGTTTTGAGCTTGGAAAGtctttaccaatacctaatcaTTGAATTCCATGACAATTCTAGCACAACACTTCAAATAAATAGCCAAAAAGGTCGTGAAACTAAGTTTTTGTGACAAAATTAGCCTTGTATGTTTATTGTAcagattgtatattttattgaaacctACAACGTATACAAGACTACGCTCAACTAAACATCATTGGTAATTGTTGTGAGTGAAGCATGGCAAATTATAGACTCGTTTGAATACCTCAAAGTAAAATAGCATTCCGAGCGTCAGTTTAATGTTAATCAAAACTATTTGCGCCGCATTTTCCACTCAGTATAAATTGTTGGAATTCAGTTGACGGGCCTTCTACAATTGGTCACAGTACAATCACTGTCAGGGCTGTGTGAaagcattaaaatttataatcaaacGGCCGACACGGCAGTTGCAGCGGCAGCCGCGAGCACAATCAATACCgctacttataacaaaaatactagTCGAGTGCTGAGTGTGCACCTTTACTGAGTTCacactaaatataatttagcaaTTGGTAAGATATAAAAAGAGTACTTATTGTTCCAAGAATTACAATGAAATAGTGGTCAAAGATCCGGATGACAAGAACAGTCAGATGTACAGAGCTTTAGACACAGTCCTGAGAGGTTTTGCAGCTGGTTATAAGCAATAATGACAGTTATTACCAAGCGTCGTCCTACAGCTGTAAGAAAAACTTGGGCGTATATAGTCA
Coding sequences:
- the LOC115449324 gene encoding protein tramtrack, alpha isoform isoform X1; this translates as MTMTPQQYCLRWKHHHTNVQNMFAQLLEKERFCDVTLYCSPSFATQVSNKEPVDPQNIRGVSLRAHRVVLAACSELLGALLGAHEAHGEPVLVIDGAEPRHLKALLDYMYTGEMNVHHSQLASLLKTAEELRIKGLTDIRWNNKDEPPDSDAGVVATATATATATATAAATATATTTATSEKLPEKQEKHPDKSAEKAVAKQPLPKQPSPRLGADPSELRTYIKKENEPEKHEKFNVNGGPPPLIKLPTKDKLSPLKRENSDSDSPSPKRQRVPSGTDHTDDEALSTPKTERDLEWQHGNMDITAERVVGWGMGEAEAEESSRDASDDDWADAPADIGSFLHTKLRVDGDNSADEESNDSGAGPACRSTAASSSSSAAASCDKPDAAHAPAALHCKRELSTVGPKSGPTDPRFTDVVKLSDYLQHGRRPQFWEEQYVKRVMEAVRLKELEMKQAAEILGVSYGTLYGRYRDVYGCINRPYRAVRDFWQAKGPSEVMERLQRGDLSLDAAARALGVTIANLAAHVADFGHAPEFEPIPIEVDPSLKVRSRTYSSDALALTKPARKPPPLPMDKPVKKVLVGSILDEDPIPATLITTHDGKTYNAPPHTTAASTTSGKWPTIRVASIDSLRGGDTTATVASAAPPPAGAAGGGGGAGGASAGGAGAAVGTGGAGGTSPSQLMRTRPDLTIVAARKPEHKRDEDT
- the LOC115449324 gene encoding uncharacterized protein LOC115449324 isoform X2, which translates into the protein MTMTPQQYCLRWKHHHTNVQNMFAQLLEKERFCDVTLYCSPSFATQVSNKEPVDPQNIRGVSLRAHRVVLAACSELLGALLGAHEAHGEPVLVIDGAEPRHLKALLDYMYTGEMNVHHSQLASLLKTAEELRIKGLTDIRWNNKDEPPDSDAGVVATATATATATATAAATATATTTATSEKLPEKQEKHPDKSAEKAVAKQPLPKQPSPRLGADPSELRTYIKKENEPEKHEKFNVNGGPPPLIKLPTKDKLSPLKRENSDSDSPSPKRQRVPSGTDHTDDEALSTPKTERDLEWQHGNMDITAERVVGWGMGEAEAEESSRDASDDDWADAPADIGSFLHTKLRVDGDNSADEESNDSGAGPACRSTAASSSSSAAASCDKPDAAHAPAALHCKPTVGPKSGPTDPRFTDVVKLSDYLQHGRRPQFWEEQYVKRVMEAVRLKELEMKQAAEILGVSYGTLYGRYRDVYGCINRPYRAVRDFWQAKGPSEVMERLQRGDLSLDAAARALGVTIANLAAHVADFGHAPEFEPIPIEVDPSLKVRSRTYSSDALALTKPARKPPPLPMDKPVKKVLVGSILDEDPIPATLITTHDGKTYNAPPHTTAASTTSGKWPTIRVASIDSLRGGDTTATVASAAPPPAGAAGGGGGAGGASAGGAGAAVGTGGAGGTSPSQLMRTRPDLTIVAARKPEHKRDEDT
- the LOC115449324 gene encoding uncharacterized protein LOC115449324 isoform X3; the encoded protein is MTMTPQQYCLRWKHHHTNVQNMFAQLLEKERFCDVTLYCSPSFATQVSNKEPVDPQNIRGVSLRAHRVVLAACSELLGALLGAHEAHGEPVLVIDGAEPRHLKALLDYMYTGEMNVHHSQLASLLKTAEELRIKGLTDIRWNNKDEPPDSDAGVVATATATATATATAAATATATTTATSEKLPEKQEKHPDKSAEKAVAKQPLPKQPSPRLGADPSELRTYIKKENEPEKHEKFNVNGGPPPLIKLPTKDKLSPLKRENSDSDSPSPKRQRVPSGTDHTDDEALSTPKTERDLEWQHGNMDITAERVVGWGMGEAEAEESSRDASDDDWADAPADIGSFLHTKLRVDGDNSAATVGPKSGPTDPRFTDVVKLSDYLQHGRRPQFWEEQYVKRVMEAVRLKELEMKQAAEILGVSYGTLYGRYRDVYGCINRPYRAVRDFWQAKGPSEVMERLQRGDLSLDAAARALGVTIANLAAHVADFGHAPEFEPIPIEVDPSLKVRSRTYSSDALALTKPARKPPPLPMDKPVKKVLVGSILDEDPIPATLITTHDGKTYNAPPHTTAASTTSGKWPTIRVASIDSLRGGDTTATVASAAPPPAGAAGGGGGAGGASAGGAGAAVGTGGAGGTSPSQLMRTRPDLTIVAARKPEHKRDEDT